From one Xiphophorus hellerii strain 12219 chromosome 18, Xiphophorus_hellerii-4.1, whole genome shotgun sequence genomic stretch:
- the LOC116707593 gene encoding flavin reductase (NADPH)-like has translation MSESIKNVAIFGATGMTGLATLPQAVAAGYSVTVLVRDASKLPADHKASRVVVGDVLNKDDVRKTLEGQDAVIIILGTRSDLSPTTMMSEGTKNIVEAMKARGIRKVIGCMSAFLLWDRAKVPPRLVPVTEDHDRMYTVLKTSGLDYVAVMPPHIASDLPLTERYMATENMLKGRAISKHDLGHFFVKCLSTSEWDRKTVGVWGEYK, from the exons ATGTCGGAGTCCATAAAGAATGTCGCGATATTTGGAGCCACGGGAATGACCGGGCTGGCGACGCTGCCGCAAGCCGTGGCTGCAG gATACAGCGTGACCGTCCTGGTGCGGGACGCATCCAAGCTGCCGGCGGACCACAAGGCGTCCAGAGTGGTGGTGGGTGACGTCCTGAATAAAGACGACGTGAGGAAGACTCTGGAAGGCCAGGACGCAGTCATCATCATCCTGGGAACCAGGAGTGACCTCA GCCCAACCACCATGATGTCTGAAGGCACCAAGAACATCGTGGAGGCCATGAAGGCACGAGGAATCCGCAAAGTCATCGGCTGCATGTCAG CGTTCCTCCTGTGGGATCGCGCCAAAGTCCCGCCTCGTCTGGTCCCAGTGACGGAGGATCATGACCGGATGTACACGGTTCTGAAAACGTCCGGGCTCGACTACGTGGCTGTTATGCCTCCTCACATTGCCA GCGACCTTCCTCTGACGGAGCGCTACATGGCGACAGAAAACATGCTTAAAGGACGAGCCATCTCCAAGCACGATCTGGGACATTTCTTTGTCAAGTGTCTGTCCACATCGGAGTGGGACAGAAAGACTGTGGGAGTCTGGGGAGAATACAAATAA
- the LOC116707489 gene encoding scavenger receptor cysteine-rich type 1 protein M130-like isoform X2: MDQTALMLLLCLCSSALSDELRLVAGRSRCVGRLEKKDLGDWEPVTDWNWNFTSAAGACRQLHCGSVVSLQRDEDDNVEIVCSDSVRLVQGTNRCSGRLEVKTDQSWSSVCEKDFDLQDAEVVCREIGCGPPSVHQGALYGEAEAPVGSREFLCEGSESALLNCSSRKSSGRNSCSPGQAVGLTCSDNIRLVGEASRCAGRLEKIHQKEWRPVDVMDHYWNMNSAAAVCAELDCGSAVSARNSEEASKRPVWGIWSYCLQSGSALKNCLVFYENSDQSHEIICSGLLVEPLIFLSSSTDGVSTGRKQGSELLIGSNFSIICSIRPQYEGGSFQLIFSTSNYTQNQTLPAVNHSALFLFSAAGHAHQGTYRCVYHVYVFSYNFSSMSQPLNLTVSGKVMESMRKSSASVSASPTALIISLVVVLLGMLGSVLVLYFKARRNQKSGPENNHHDEGSRAEGSLKEETAV, encoded by the exons ATGGACCAAacagctctgatgctgcttctgtgtctctgcagctcag CGCTGTCTGATGAACTCAGACTGGTAGCAGGAAGGAGTCGCTGTGTTGGCAGACTGGAGAAGAAGGATCTGGGAGACTGGGAACCAGTGACTGATTGGAACTGGAACTTTACATCAGCAGCTGGAGCTTGCAGACAGCTCCACTGTGGATCTGTGGTGTCGTTACAAAGAGATGAGGACGACAATGTAGAGATCGTCTGTTCAG ACTCAGTCAGGCTGGTTCAAGGGACCAACCGGTGCTCAGGCAGACTGGAGGTGAAGACCGACCAGTCGTGGtcctcagtgtgtgaaaaagactTTGACCTGCAGGATGCAGAGGTGGTCTGCAGGGAGATTGGCTGTGGGCCTCCTtcagtccaccagggggcgctctatggagaagcagaggctccagtggggagcagagagttcctgtgtgaaggcagtgagtctgctctgctgaactgcagcagcaggaagagttcaggtagaaacagctgctcacctggtcaagctgttggactcacctgttcag ACAACATCAGGTTGGTGGGAGAGGCCAGCCGATGTGCCGGGAGACTGGAGAAGATACATCAAAAAGAGTGGAGACCAGTGGATGTTATGGATCATTACTGGAACATGaactcagctgctgcagtttgtgctgaactggactgtggttctgctgtttcagcAAGAAATTCAGAGGAAGCTTCAAAGAGACCAGTTTGGGGGATCTGGTCTTACTGTTTGCAGTCAGGATCTGCATTAAAGAACTGTTTAGTTTTCTACGAAAACAGTGATCAGAGCCATGAGATCATCTGCTCAG GTCTACTGGTTGAGCCGctcatcttcctctcttcctccactGACGGGGTCTCCACAGGCAGAAAGCAGGGGTCTGAGCTCCTCATTGGCTCAAATTTCAGCATCATCTGCTCCATCAGACCTCAGTATGAAGGCGGCTCCTTCCAGCTCATCTTCAGCACCTCTAACTACACTCAGAACCAGACCCTGCCAGCTGTTAATCACTCCGCCCTCTTCCTGTtctctgctgctggccacgcccaccaaggAACCTACCGCTGCGTTTACCACGTCTACGTTTTCTCCTATAACTTCTCCTCTATGAGCCAGCCTCTCAACCTCACTGTCTCAGGCAAAGTCATGGAGTCCATGAGGAAAAGTTCTGCTTCAG TTTCAGCCTCTCCCACTGCTTTGATCATCAGTCTGGTTGTCGTCCTGCTGGGTATGCTGGGATCAGTCCTGGTCCTCTACTTTAAG GCCAGAAGAAACCAGAAGTCTGGACCAGAAAACAACCATCATGACGAAGGATCCAGAGCTGAAGGCAGCTTAAAGGAGGAGACTGCAGTCTGA
- the LOC116707489 gene encoding scavenger receptor cysteine-rich type 1 protein M130-like isoform X1 encodes MDQTALMLLLCLCSSALSDELRLVAGRSRCVGRLEKKDLGDWEPVTDWNWNFTSAAGACRQLHCGSVVSLQRDEDDNVEIVCSDSVRLVQGTNRCSGRLEVKTDQSWSSVCEKDFDLQDAEVVCREIGCGPPSVHQGALYGEAEAPVGSREFLCEGSESALLNCSSRKSSGRNSCSPGQAVGLTCSDQENFRLVGEASRCAGRLEMLQQEEWRPVDVMDGYWNMNSAAAVCAGLDCGSAVSARNSKEASERPVWRIWSGCFLSGSALKKCLPYGENSYQSHELICSGLLVEPLIFLSSSTDGVSTGRKQGSELLIGSNFSIICSIRPQYEGGSFQLIFSTSNYTQNQTLPAVNHSALFLFSAAGHAHQGTYRCVYHVYVFSYNFSSMSQPLNLTVSGKVMESMRKSSASVSASPTALIISLVVVLLGMLGSVLVLYFKARRNQKSGPENNHHDEGSRAEGSLKEETAV; translated from the exons ATGGACCAAacagctctgatgctgcttctgtgtctctgcagctcag CGCTGTCTGATGAACTCAGACTGGTAGCAGGAAGGAGTCGCTGTGTTGGCAGACTGGAGAAGAAGGATCTGGGAGACTGGGAACCAGTGACTGATTGGAACTGGAACTTTACATCAGCAGCTGGAGCTTGCAGACAGCTCCACTGTGGATCTGTGGTGTCGTTACAAAGAGATGAGGACGACAATGTAGAGATCGTCTGTTCAG ACTCAGTCAGGCTGGTTCAAGGGACCAACCGGTGCTCAGGCAGACTGGAGGTGAAGACCGACCAGTCGTGGtcctcagtgtgtgaaaaagactTTGACCTGCAGGATGCAGAGGTGGTCTGCAGGGAGATTGGCTGTGGGCCTCCTtcagtccaccagggggcgctctatggagaagcagaggctccagtggggagcagagagttcctgtgtgaaggcagtgagtctgctctgctgaactgcagcagcaggaagagttcaggtagaaacagctgctcacctggtcaagctgttggactcacctgttcag aTCAAGAAAACTTCAGGTTGGTGGGAGAGGCCAGCCGATGTGCCGGGAGACTGGAGATGTTACAACAAGAAGAGTGGAGACCAGTGGATGTTATGGATGGTTACTGGAACATGaactcagctgctgcagtttgtgctggactggactgtggttctgctgtttcagcAAGAAATTCAAAGGAAGCTTCAGAGAGACCAGTTTGGAGGATCTGGTCTGGCTGTTTCCTGTCAGGATCTGCATTGAAGAAATGTTTACCTTATGGTGAAAACAGTTATCAGAGCCACGAGCTCATCTGCTCAG GTCTACTGGTTGAGCCGctcatcttcctctcttcctccactGACGGGGTCTCCACAGGCAGAAAGCAGGGGTCTGAGCTCCTCATTGGCTCAAATTTCAGCATCATCTGCTCCATCAGACCTCAGTATGAAGGCGGCTCCTTCCAGCTCATCTTCAGCACCTCTAACTACACTCAGAACCAGACCCTGCCAGCTGTTAATCACTCCGCCCTCTTCCTGTtctctgctgctggccacgcccaccaaggAACCTACCGCTGCGTTTACCACGTCTACGTTTTCTCCTATAACTTCTCCTCTATGAGCCAGCCTCTCAACCTCACTGTCTCAGGCAAAGTCATGGAGTCCATGAGGAAAAGTTCTGCTTCAG TTTCAGCCTCTCCCACTGCTTTGATCATCAGTCTGGTTGTCGTCCTGCTGGGTATGCTGGGATCAGTCCTGGTCCTCTACTTTAAG GCCAGAAGAAACCAGAAGTCTGGACCAGAAAACAACCATCATGACGAAGGATCCAGAGCTGAAGGCAGCTTAAAGGAGGAGACTGCAGTCTGA